One Brassica napus cultivar Da-Ae chromosome C4, Da-Ae, whole genome shotgun sequence genomic region harbors:
- the LOC125585872 gene encoding uncharacterized protein LOC125585872, whose product MATDLNGKIDIIYSELMRKFDALSGHIKILDGQVAENATSIKRVTGRLPGGKCLNPSAIEINYAEKRAQVEKTGESRSRPIALDSLNPESETPREKEWSNAEEATINLEGEEEELEEDVDIDRQEGTNVDRPNTTHTKRELDEAICKKAFDKITLEMPLSAAIEVSSSIKKYLKDMVSNSFPAAEHIVMMVSEEVSAIIQGSSVNLMPHFVAISLGYDKFKLTKITLVLADRSVRVSEGVCDDVPIKINDCHVPTDFVVLKYQNEPKDPLILVRPFLATAGVIIDVKEGRIRLNIGNIPMTSTWKTW is encoded by the exons ATGGCCACTGATCTGAACGGAAAGATAGACATAATCTACAGTGAGCTAATGAGGAAATTCGACGCTTTAAGTGGACACATTAAGATACTGGACGGTCAAGTCGCGGAAAACGCGACCTCCATCAAAAGGGTGACAGGACGTCTCCCTGG CGGAAAATGCCTCAACCCGAGCGCAATAGAAATCAACTATGCAGAGAAACGTGCTCAAGTTGAGAAAACCGGTGAAAGTAGGTCACGACCAATAGCCCTCGATAGTCTCAACCCAGAATCAGAAACACCTCGAGAGAAAGAGTGGTCCAACGCTGAGGAAGCAACCATCAACCTCGAAGGGGAAGAAGAGGAGTTAGAAGAAGATgtagatatcgatcgacaagaaGGAACGAACGTCGATCGACCCAATACA ACACATACTAAGAGAGAATTAGATGAAGcgatctgcaagaaagcattcgatAAAATCACGTTGGAAATGCCATTGAGTGCTGCCATAGAAGTTTCATCATCAATAAAGAAATATCTAAAGGACATGGTATCCAACAGCTTCCCAGCTGCTGAACACATTGTCATGATGGTTTCAGAGGAAGTAAGTGCAATAATCCAAG GTTCCAGTGTAAACCTCATGCCGCACTTTGTCGCGATATCCCTGGGATACGACAAGTTCAAGCTTACCAAAATAACTTTGGTTCTTGCCGATAGATCCGTTAGAGTATCTGAGGGAGTATGTGACGACGTGCCAATAAAGATTAACGACTGTCACGTACCAACGGATTTTGTTGTGCTGAAATACCAGAATGAACCGAAAGATCCCCTCATTTTGGTTAGACCATTTCTAGCTACAGCTGGTGTGATCATCGATGTCAAGGAAGGTAGGATACGTCTAAACATTGGAAACATTCCGATGACTTCGACATGGAAAACCTGGTAA